AATATTTAAAGTTCCCGAATAAAAACCGTTTTTCATCCGCGCTGAAATCATCCGAATTAACCAGATAATTCCCAGCATATGATCTGTATGTTCATGGCTGATGAATATTTCGTGAATCTGGTCAAGTTCAATCCCGGCTTTTTCCAATTGCGTCAAAATGCCATTTCCGCCGCCAGTGTCAACCAGAAAAACCGTTTCATTCTTTTGGATTGCAAAACAGGTATTGTAACATTTTGTTACCGCTGCATTGCCAGTCCCCAATAAAATTAATTTTTCCTTCAAAACGCCTTGTTGCTCGGTATTTTTGCTTTTTGGCACCAATTGACGCCGCTTTTTTTGCTCGACCTTTTGCTGATTTTCAAGGACTCGAGCCTGAACCATTTCGCTAATCAACAAAAGAGGCAATGCTTCATCGATTGGAAACTGCACCGACCCTTTCCCCTGTTTATAAAGCGAAAGGGCTTCTTTAAATTGTTCCATCGCTGATGGTGTCGGATAAAATCCAATATGGTTTTTAAACGCCGCAAAATGAACCAGGTTGCCGTTTAAATAAAAGGTTGGTATTTGATAACTTATTTTTTCAGTCGCTTCAGGGGCTGCCGTTTGGATAATTTGCCGGATTTGCTGCAGTTTTTTTTGTACACCTTCTGGAAAACGTTCAATATATTCATCAATTGTATTGGGTTTTTGTTGTTTCATCGTCTTTTTCCTCCTGATTCATTAAATGGCAAGACTTGCTTATCTGTATATTTTATCATATTATATCAATATAAACGATTCAATCAGGTTAATATAATCAAGCGAAATTTTCAACTTAAACGCTGTTAATAAAATAATAACCGCCCTCAAGCAAGCATTTTACTGATGATAAAAAGTTTTTCTTTGGTAAATACCTCGCTAATTCGGGCATGAAAAGAGAGGACGCCGCCTCTTAAAATCATTATAATACTACTAAGGAGCTGAACAAATGGAATGGATCGAACGATTAAATAATGCTATAAACTATCTTGAAGAACATCTGACCGAGGAAATCGACTATGATCAAACTGCCGCAATTGCCTGTTGCTCAACTTATCATTTTCAACGAATGTTTGCCTATATGGCTAACGTGCCCCTATCCGAATATATTCGCCGCCGAAGAATGACCTTGGCAGCCGTTGATCTTCAAGGTGGCCACGAAAAAATAATTGATGTCGCTTTGAAATACGGCTATCATTCGCCGACAGCATTTAATCGCGCGTTTAAAACGATTCACGGCTTTGCCCCTTCGCACGTTAAAGAAGACGGCATCGTGCTCCGTGCCTATCCACCAATCAACTTCAAAATTACAATTACGGGAGTGGAAGAAATGAATTACAGAATTGAAAAAAAATCAGCATTTCGAATTATCGGTATTGACCAACCTTTACACAAAGAAATTGAAAAAAACTTTGAAATCGTTCCGTCAATGTGGCAAAAGGCCGCTAGCGATGGAACCATTCCAAAATTAGCGGCAATGATGGACCAACAACCCATGGGTTTATTAGGTGTCAGCGTCTGCAATGACATTGAAGAATGGAAGTATTTTATAGCCGTATCCAGTACCCAGACCATTGATGCGACTTTGACCGAATACCAAATTCCGGCTTCGACCTGGGCAATCTTTTCCGGCAGTGGTACAAACCTGTCGATTCAGGAATTAGAGCGACGAATTATCACCGAATGGCTGCCTACTTCGGGTTATGAATACGGCAATGCCCCAGATATTGAAGTTTATATAAATCCTGATCCGCAAAATGCCCAATACGAAGTCTGGATTCCGGTTATTAAAAAATAGCGCAAAAATTTATATTATCACCCGATTAATAAAAAGAGGCTACTGTAATAGGCTGGATTTCCTTGATAACAAAAGGCGGCAAACAAATCCATTTATACAAAGATTTGTTTG
This is a stretch of genomic DNA from Acetobacterium woodii DSM 1030. It encodes these proteins:
- a CDS encoding DUF1801 domain-containing protein, with translation MKQQKPNTIDEYIERFPEGVQKKLQQIRQIIQTAAPEATEKISYQIPTFYLNGNLVHFAAFKNHIGFYPTPSAMEQFKEALSLYKQGKGSVQFPIDEALPLLLISEMVQARVLENQQKVEQKKRRQLVPKSKNTEQQGVLKEKLILLGTGNAAVTKCYNTCFAIQKNETVFLVDTGGGNGILTQLEKAGIELDQIHEIFISHEHTDHMLGIIWLIRMISARMKNGFYSGTLNIYCHAELKQTILTIVKLTIPEKFVKMIGDRILFHPVTDGKSRKIMGYEVTFFDIRSTKAKQFGFLLKLESGKKLVFLGDEPYRDHEYVYADRADWLLHEAFCRYADREQFLPYEKDHTTVKEACETATALQAVNLILYHTEDKNLKKRKTLYQEEGRHYYQGNLYVPDDLTVFEL
- a CDS encoding AraC family transcriptional regulator, whose amino-acid sequence is MEWIERLNNAINYLEEHLTEEIDYDQTAAIACCSTYHFQRMFAYMANVPLSEYIRRRRMTLAAVDLQGGHEKIIDVALKYGYHSPTAFNRAFKTIHGFAPSHVKEDGIVLRAYPPINFKITITGVEEMNYRIEKKSAFRIIGIDQPLHKEIEKNFEIVPSMWQKAASDGTIPKLAAMMDQQPMGLLGVSVCNDIEEWKYFIAVSSTQTIDATLTEYQIPASTWAIFSGSGTNLSIQELERRIITEWLPTSGYEYGNAPDIEVYINPDPQNAQYEVWIPVIKK